ACGCTCGGCTTCGATACCTACATAAGCCTCGGATACCTCGTCGTGTTCGCTTCGTGCATCGCCCTGCTGCTGCAAAACATCGCCGTCGCGCATGTCGATCCCGCGCCAGCCTCGCTCTTCCTCGCCACCGAATCGGTGTTCGGCGTCGTCTTCTCCATCGCGTTTCTCGGCGAAGTGCTCACCGGCCCGCTCTTCGTCGGATTCGGCCTCATCTTTGCAGGCATCGTCGTGAGCGAATACCTGCCGCTTCGAGCCGAGAGACAGGCGCTCGCACGCAGCGTCGCGAACCTCGAAGGCGTCATCGAGCGAAAAGTCGAAGATATCGAGGGGGACATGCACTCGTCGCATCATCGCAAGTGACCGTCCGAGACCCCACGATCCCCGCCCGACGCCACCGTGTACGCGGCAATCTGTATCTCTACGCTATCCAGTCATGGTATGCTGTACGATCATACGCCACACACGCACGGCGGCCTTTGGCACGGAACGAATCGAGGGGTATGGCTGATTCGAAACATACAGGCAGGCATTCCTATGTGATCGATCACTCGTATCGCATTGTCTCTATGAACGAGCGCGCCCGAAAGCTGTTTCCACGCGGGCGCGAGGGCGATATATGCTTCGAAGCGTTTCGCAACCGCCACAATCCGTGTACCGACTGTCCGTGGCACCCCGAATCGGGCGAAGAGCTCAACCAGGAAGTCATCTACAGCCAAAGACTCGACCGATGGTACGAGATTCTCAGCTTGGAAATCGAATGGCCCGGCCACGGTCCCTGCGTGCTGTTCTCGTCGCAGGAGATCGACGAGGGCAGCAAAAACCTCTTCTTCGCGCTTACGAAAGAGGCGGCCTACGACGAGCTCTTCGAAATCGACCTCGCCCGAAACAATTACCAGGTGCTGTACAGCGAACAAGGCCTGTTCGCCGCACCCCCCTCAACAGGGCCGATCGACAACATGCTCGACGACATACTCGAAAGTCTCGTGCACCCCGACGATCGGGCGCGGTTCGTCGAATTCTGGGACATCACCACCATCCTTACCCGAATCACGCAGGCAGGCGGCACTCTGCAAGATCGCTTCCGCAGGAAAACCGCTTCGGGGTTATGGGGCTGGACCACGCAAACCGTCATCCCCGTGAAGCGCGGGGCAGGAAACGAACCCGTGCTCATGTGCTTTATTTCGCAGGTTAACGACGATTGGATCGGCGATGCCGCCCTGCCGCGCGAAGATGCGCTGGTCAAACAGCTTGAAGGCCTCGATCCGCTTACGGCTACGTACAACTCGGGTACGTTCATGAGGAAAGCAACCGAGCTTGCAGCCGTTGATCCGAGCAAACCCTACGAGTTTCTCTATATCGACATCGAAAACTTCAAAGTGTTCAACGAGTGGTTCGGTCGCGATGCGGGCGATCGGCTGCTCAAGGCAATCGCCGAGCATCTCAAGCAGCTTGCCGCATCGCACGGCGGAATAACCGGATACCTCGGGGGAGACGATTTCGTGGCACTGCTGCCCTACGGGACCGCCGAGTCGGTCGATCTTGAAAACGCCCTCAAAACCATCTCGTCTCCCGCCGACCGGGGCATCGGGTTCCAACCCGCCATCGGCGCGTGCTTTGCACAGGGCGGCGCGATCCCCATGCGCACCATATGCGACCACGCCATGACCGCAGCGCTCTCCATCAAGGGTAACTACGCGAAACGCTGCGTTTGGTACGAACAGGGTATGACGCAGCGCCTCGAAGAAGATCCGAAGATACTCATCGAAGTGCAGCGTGCACTCGAAAACCGCGAGTTCGTATTGTACTGGCAACCTCAATGCAACACCCGTACCGGCAAGATCGTCGGCGTCGAGGCGCTTGTACGCTGGAACCACCCCGAACGCGGTCTGGTGGGTCCGGCGGATTTCATCCCGATCCTCGAGCGCAACGGGTTTATCGCAAGCCTCGACCTCTACGTATGGGAAGAGGCTTGCAGGCTGATCAAAGGCTGGATCGATCGAGGCGAAACCCCTATTCCCGCCTGCGTGAACATCTCGCGGGGCGATCTGTACTCCATCGACATAGTCGAATCCATCACCGAGCTCGTCGATTCGTACGGTCTCGACCGGTCGGTCCTGCACCTCGAAATCACCGAGAGCGCCTACGCCGAAGACGAGAAGATGATCGAGGCGGTAAGCGCCTTCAAGGAACGCGGCTTCTCGGTGTTCATCGACGATTTCGGCAGCGGCTACTCGTCACTCAACATCCTGCGGGAGATCAAGGCCGATGTGGTGAAGATCGACATGAAATTCCTCGACCTTTCCCAAGACGAACTCAACCGAGGCGAAAGCATTCTCGAATCGATCGTTACGATGACCCACCTCATGGAGCTTTCGGTTGTTGCCGAGGGGGCGGAAACCAAAGAGCAGGTCGATTTCCTCAAGGATATCGGCTGCACCTACGCACAAGGCTACTATTTTTACCGGCCGCTTCCGACCGACGAGCTTGAGCGGCTGCTCGCGAACAAGGATCTTGTTGACTACCGCGGCATCAATTTCCAGCCCGTTGAAATCATCGAGATTCACGACATATTCAAAAACGATCTCGCAAGCCGTTCCATCATCGATAACGTCGTCGGCGCCATGGCCGTGTACGCGCTTTCGGATGACGGTTTCGAACTGCTTCAGGTGAACAAGCAGTACTACCGTGTCACGCAATGCGATCCGAGCGACATGGCGAAAATGCGCGCGGGCATCCTCGATTACGTGCATCCCGACGATCGGCGGCAGCTGCTCGAACTGTTTAAGCAAGCGGAACGCCATGCCGTATCGGGCGCGCTCGGTACGTTTCGGCGCCTCACCGCCGCCGGCGATACGATCTGGATCAGAATCAAGACGTTCCATCTGCGAAACGAGGGAAACCGCAAGCTGTTCTATGCGACGCTGCTCGACGTCACCCGCGACAAGCTTCAGGAAGAAGCCCTGCGCGCCTCCCAGAAAGCGCTTGAAGAAGTGATGGGCATCCATGTGTCGGATCAGGCCATCGGAGACATCACCGCCGAAAACCAGCAGATCGCCGCTCAGGTTTTCTCGCAAACCGCGCCGAGCGGACTTATAGGCGGGTACTGCGAAGAGGATTTCCCCATCTTTTTCGCCAACAACGAAATGGTACGCATGCTCGGATGCGATTCGTACGCCGATCTTGTCGATGCAATTGGGGGGAAGGTCATCAACACGATTCACCCCGACGACCGGGAAAGCGTCGCTTCGGATATCGGGCCCGAATACTACGAAGGCCTGGAGTACAATACGCAGTACCGCCTGGTGCGCAAAGACAAGTCGTGGACGTGGGTTGCCGATCGGGGCCGCGTGGTCCGCACCGAAAGCGGGCGGTTGGCTATTGCAAGCGTGTGCATCGACATATCGGAAACCGTGCGGATGCAAACCGAGCTCGAGCTGGAAGACCGTTTGCTCAAAAGCGTCGTCGAGCAGGCCGACCTCAACGTATGGCTCTACGATATCGAAACGAACTCGCTCATGTTCAAAAACATCTCGAGCGAAAGCTTGGCAGCGCGGTTCCTCGCGTCGAACGGTTTGCTCGAGCACAACGAGACCGCTGCGATCGACCTCGACGAAGCGCTTGCCACAAGCACGTTTTCCTCTGACAGCCGAGAAAAGCTCGCGGCGATGTTCTCGGGACTGAGCCGCGGTATCGATTCCGAATGCGAGATACTCGTCGATTTCAAGAGCGGAGATCAACGCTGGGTAAAGATCTCGTGCGAAGTGGTGTACGGAAGCGACGGCTCTCCTGCAAAAGCCATCGGCTATCTGGAGGACATCGACGAAACCAAAAGGCGGGTGCTCGATCTGAAAACGCGAGCCGACCGCGATTCGCTGACGGGGCTCCTGAACCGCTCGGCAGGGTCGCGGGCCATCAAACGGGCGCTCGCGGCAGCGAAGGAGGAAAGCGGTTCAGGGGCGTTCATAATCCTCGACCTCGACGACTTCAAACACATAAACGATCAATTCGGCCACATCGTCGGCGACAAGGCCCTTTCAGAAATCGCACAGAGCATAAAGAAGTTCTTCAGAAAAGACGACGTTGTATCCCGTTGGGGCGGCGATGAGTTCATCGCGTATTGCTCGGGGCTTGAAAAAGCAGGTGCCGAACGCAA
Above is a genomic segment from Raoultibacter phocaeensis containing:
- a CDS encoding EAL domain-containing protein, encoding MADSKHTGRHSYVIDHSYRIVSMNERARKLFPRGREGDICFEAFRNRHNPCTDCPWHPESGEELNQEVIYSQRLDRWYEILSLEIEWPGHGPCVLFSSQEIDEGSKNLFFALTKEAAYDELFEIDLARNNYQVLYSEQGLFAAPPSTGPIDNMLDDILESLVHPDDRARFVEFWDITTILTRITQAGGTLQDRFRRKTASGLWGWTTQTVIPVKRGAGNEPVLMCFISQVNDDWIGDAALPREDALVKQLEGLDPLTATYNSGTFMRKATELAAVDPSKPYEFLYIDIENFKVFNEWFGRDAGDRLLKAIAEHLKQLAASHGGITGYLGGDDFVALLPYGTAESVDLENALKTISSPADRGIGFQPAIGACFAQGGAIPMRTICDHAMTAALSIKGNYAKRCVWYEQGMTQRLEEDPKILIEVQRALENREFVLYWQPQCNTRTGKIVGVEALVRWNHPERGLVGPADFIPILERNGFIASLDLYVWEEACRLIKGWIDRGETPIPACVNISRGDLYSIDIVESITELVDSYGLDRSVLHLEITESAYAEDEKMIEAVSAFKERGFSVFIDDFGSGYSSLNILREIKADVVKIDMKFLDLSQDELNRGESILESIVTMTHLMELSVVAEGAETKEQVDFLKDIGCTYAQGYYFYRPLPTDELERLLANKDLVDYRGINFQPVEIIEIHDIFKNDLASRSIIDNVVGAMAVYALSDDGFELLQVNKQYYRVTQCDPSDMAKMRAGILDYVHPDDRRQLLELFKQAERHAVSGALGTFRRLTAAGDTIWIRIKTFHLRNEGNRKLFYATLLDVTRDKLQEEALRASQKALEEVMGIHVSDQAIGDITAENQQIAAQVFSQTAPSGLIGGYCEEDFPIFFANNEMVRMLGCDSYADLVDAIGGKVINTIHPDDRESVASDIGPEYYEGLEYNTQYRLVRKDKSWTWVADRGRVVRTESGRLAIASVCIDISETVRMQTELELEDRLLKSVVEQADLNVWLYDIETNSLMFKNISSESLAARFLASNGLLEHNETAAIDLDEALATSTFSSDSREKLAAMFSGLSRGIDSECEILVDFKSGDQRWVKISCEVVYGSDGSPAKAIGYLEDIDETKRRVLDLKTRADRDSLTGLLNRSAGSRAIKRALAAAKEESGSGAFIILDLDDFKHINDQFGHIVGDKALSEIAQSIKKFFRKDDVVSRWGGDEFIAYCSGLEKAGAERKANDICTTAFSIDTPDGEQVNLSVSAGIALVPDEGGEINELYRCADAALYKAKANGKSQFAISESQI